The following proteins are encoded in a genomic region of Bacillus sp. FJAT-22090:
- a CDS encoding SRPBCC family protein: MSVIKHTTYIMAPITKCFDLARNVEIHTKTTAKTNEKAVAGVKTGLLNLGDSITWEATHFGFKQKLTAKIIEMNMPFRFVDVMVKGAFHSFTHTHEFVECDMGTMMTDTFKYKAPFGFVGIIADKLFLEKYMRNFILVRADELKKIAETKHV, encoded by the coding sequence ATGTCTGTAATAAAACATACAACGTATATTATGGCTCCTATAACTAAGTGCTTTGATTTAGCTAGAAATGTTGAGATTCACACTAAAACTACGGCAAAAACAAATGAAAAGGCGGTTGCCGGCGTGAAAACTGGACTGCTCAATTTGGGTGATAGTATCACTTGGGAAGCAACTCATTTTGGTTTTAAACAAAAATTGACTGCTAAAATAATTGAAATGAACATGCCATTTAGATTTGTAGATGTAATGGTAAAAGGAGCATTTCATTCATTTACGCATACGCATGAGTTTGTCGAATGTGATATGGGAACAATGATGACTGACACATTTAAATATAAAGCTCCTTTCGGGTTTGTAGGAATAATTGCAGATAAATTGTTTTTAGAAAAATACATGAGAAATTTTATATTAGTTAGAGCAGATGAGTTGAAGAAAATTGCAGAAACAAAACATGTTTAG
- a CDS encoding GNAT family N-acetyltransferase has protein sequence MDYIYYEGIPKASVLNGIMDLHEHVFEGSQLREEKLAEKENLIIFVACDRERVVGFKIGYKYSSDTFYSWLGGVHTDYRGNGIASELMRRQHALIKSLGYINVRTISRNIKREMLILNIKFGFNVIETFVSEKGKHKIVLEKEL, from the coding sequence TTGGACTATATTTATTATGAAGGAATACCAAAAGCTTCCGTACTAAATGGGATAATGGATTTACATGAGCATGTTTTTGAAGGGTCGCAGCTTCGTGAAGAGAAATTAGCAGAAAAAGAAAATTTGATAATCTTTGTTGCTTGTGATCGAGAACGGGTTGTTGGATTTAAAATTGGATATAAATATTCAAGCGATACCTTTTATAGCTGGTTAGGTGGTGTTCACACTGACTATCGGGGAAATGGAATTGCATCCGAGTTAATGCGGAGACAGCATGCACTTATTAAGTCGTTGGGTTACATAAATGTACGAACTATTTCTCGAAATATTAAACGCGAAATGCTTATATTAAATATTAAGTTTGGTTTTAACGTAATAGAAACTTTTGTGAGTGAAAAAGGGAAACATAAGATTGTGTTGGAAAAAGAGCTCTAA